DNA sequence from the Nicotiana tomentosiformis chromosome 3, ASM39032v3, whole genome shotgun sequence genome:
GTGTGGTACTGTTCCCAGGTTTTGAGCTACAGTTGAAGCTAATAACATGAGTAGATATATAGCTAAAATAACTAATGCTTAGCTGGAGTTTTTATTTGTGTGGGAGAAGAAAAAGAACAATGATTTGTAAGCCTGGCTTCTCTTAGTTCGTCCTATAGCATTACCTAAAGTACTAAGAAGAAATTAGGATGTTTTTTACATATTGGATCTAGTAAACTCAGATTGTGTTAAATGAAAGTCAGTCTTAGTAAAACAAAGTAAATCACTCTGTCTTTTTAGATCAACAAGTATTTATTCTTCATTTTCTGTCTTGTGTGGCGAATTTGATTAAAAACTTAAGACATTCAAGAGTTGGAGCTAACACCGATAAAAACCAAGACACCTTGAATTTAAGGAGATTAATAATCGAATATTCTCCTCTAAACACATTTGACTAGCAATAGTAGAGTGCATTTTCAATTTTcattaacaacttgtttggatggttgttacatattgtattgtatcgtattattactttaaatataatatttattttgattgttacttaaattttattgtatcgtatcttTAAATTCATGATTATGTAATGACGAAAAGTGCCACTTTATGACACATCGTTTCCTTGCTTTTTCCTCTCATCTTGctcttccttattattaaataatcatattttattctTTACCCTATTCTTTTTATATAATAGACGTAATAACAATCCAAACAAAAGTTGTAATGAAAGGCAAGCATTAACAATCAACCAATACTAATTAAGTACGTCTCATCTCCATATTAGCTGGGTGTGGGTCACATATATCCTCTGTTTTCATAATTCTGTATTCAGGTTTAACATTACAACCCGATTAAGACAAATGCATATTTAACTTAATTACTCCATTTAGAAGATCCAATtaacaaaatcccaaaattagcATAGTTGGAAACAAAGGCTCTTCCCTTAATTCTGCCTAGATTTCATCGGAGCGTTGCAATTAAACGACCTTCATTGATCTCATCTCCCTTTCATTCCCACCTAGCAACTTTCTCCGTTCGATGGGTTCTCTCGCCTTCAATTCCGTCGCCGCCACCACCGCCAATTTCCGTCCGTCCGCCGCCGCACGCTCCTCCGTCCGCAGCCAACTCTCGCATCTCCGCCTTTTCCCTTCCCTATCCGCTCCCTTACAATACCGATGGTCCTCTTCCTCTTCTCCCGCCTTTTTAGGTACATCACTCCCCATATTTCTGCCACATTTTACGTGTTTTATATGTGTGTTGATGGATAATGTGATCGTGATATTATAATCAGGTGTAAGAGCTGAGGTGGCGGCTACCGAGCAAGCTGGAGTTGATGGTGCCGCAAAACTGGAAGCTCCCGTCGTTGTTGTTACCGGAGCTTCTAGAGGAATCGGAAAGGCCGTTGCTTTGGCTTTGGGAAAAGCTGGTTGCAAGGTCATTATTCGTTCATTCATCCATCATGTTCCATTACTACCGCAATATTAATTTTCAGATAATTTTGCATTTATCTACTTAATCGCCTTATGAGGTTTTGGCTTACTGTCTTGTTATTGTTAGATAAATCTAGGACCCTTTGGCCTTGAAATTGCGAGTAATTTGGAAAAAATCTCTTGCGCACTCTTCCAACCCACTTGATATTTTGTTGTCAGGTCCTAGTGAATTATGCGAGATCTTCAAAGGAGGCAGAAGAAGTTTCCAAAGAGGTCTGTGTTCCTTTTTCCAGTAAAAATTAGGTGTCATTTTGTTGCTTTACTgcaaatttggtatgatatgagtTGAGCGTGAATCACGAAGTGATATTCATATAGCAGACCCATCACCTcaacttgtttgggattgaggcatacttgttgttgtactaacaaacaacaacaacaaacctagtataatcccacaagatagttgttgttgtactaAATCCCTCCAATTCCAAGTGATATATTTGTCTTTTGTGGTTGAAAGTTGAGGCCATGGAACTGTATGTCTGACTTCAGAATGATGTTTGGAAGTGTATTTCTACACTTCTTTCACCATCCTGAGTGCTCAATGGTCCATATTGGGGTggtcacttctttttctttttcttttttgtttcttttgggGAAAATATGAGTTGACAGACCACAGCAAGCAACTTTCATCCACTAACTACACTAACGCAAAATTCAAATTTATAAGTTGGATCTCTTTCTTTAAGATCTGAAACCCTCTTCTCCTAGCTGTTGGCCTTCTTGTTTGTCTTCTACATTCGTAGACCTGAAGTGAAATATGAATCTCCAAGTCGTTGGAGGAATTTCTGCATGTTGGGTCAGTATCAAATCTTAAAAAGCTGGACTCTATCACTCGACCTATACTGTGAGGCATGAAAGATAATACTCCAACAACACCATAAAGTGGGAAAGCATGACTCAAAACACCATAAAGTTGGAATGCATGTGGGATCTAGTTTTCGAAGCATTTCTGGCGGATGACTTAGAAATAGTACTAACATTAGCAGTGCATAAAATAGAAAATACGGTGTATCTTTACAGAAAGCTTACAGTTATTTATTGTTCTTCTATTTTTGATAACTCTTATATCGTTTCAAGTAATTCGCTTTAGAtggtaataaaaaatatttacaactGTTTATATATGCTGCACTTGGTCTCCTACCAACTCTTAAGCTCTTCTCCCTGCCTTGAAGCATCCTCTTGGTCTTTCCTTTCCATACAGTTCAAAAAAGGTGACTAGCTTTCCATGCTACTTTCATCTTGGtttatgttgctcggactctctaAAAATGTCgccggatcctccaaaagtagtgtatttttggaggatccgacacgggtacGGCAGCATTTTGGAGAGTCCACGCAATATAGAATTCTTGGTCCCAAGGTTCCTTACTTCTAGCTTACTATAATCTCTAGCATTCTCTTTGAAAATGCCTAATAGATGACAAATGAGGATAACATTGCCCAAAACTGTGAAGTTGCTCTACAATGTAATGCCATTGATCTTCATCTTTCCCTCTCATCTTTGATTCTCTGAAAAAAGGAGTTCTGCTTAATAGTGGTCGTCAATTCTCCATCTTAGAGTACAACTTCTGGTAATAGTAGGTTATGTCTTCTCTAATCCGCTTTGCCTGAAAGTTCTGACCATCCGTTGATTCTTTTTTATGTAGTTGTATCTCCTGTAAATATTGGCCGTTATTATCTCCTTTCTTAGCCAGATGCTTGTATTTTATCTCTGAATCCCTTCTTGTGCCACAAGCAACCTTCCCAGCTGACCTTTTAATTATTCTCTTTGAATTTCATCGGCTTTCAATATAGTTTTGTTGATATCTTTTTTTGAGAATGGTAACATACTATATAATTGTAGCACAAAAGGCTGTGCTAAGGCCATATATACAGATATCAAAAAGAACAAAAACCAGGGCTATCTTCTATCTCCTACTATGGTGATCCTATGATATCTATCATTGAATCTACATCATGTACAAAATCTTCCTTACACCAGAAGTGAAACAAAAAAAGACAGTTCATCTTGATCTTCTCTAAGGAGTTGCTGTTTCTTCAAAACATCTACTGTTTCTTTCCGTCCAAATGGTCCACCATATATACCCAGGGATAGTCTTCCACCACTTTTTTTGTTTGATCAGGTCTCCAGAGAAATTCCAGCAAGCAAAGTAGCTCCACTTTGCTCCTGGGCAGGGCCCATGACAGTCCTTTCATACTGAAAAATAGGTGTTCTAGAGCTCTAGCAAACTGACAGTTAAAGAATAAATGGCTACTGCTTTCAGCCTCATTTCCACATAGATAGCACCTTGAACACAATGGCATACCTCTTCTCATCAGATTGTCTTGTGTTAGACAAGCATCCCTGGCTGCTAACCATACAAAACAGGCTACTTTAGTTGGTAAGCTTGCCGTATTATTTTCTAACTCCACAGCTGAGTTTGCTGACCCTGGTTGAGCAGTTTGTATGCTGAGTTCACTACAAAAGATCCATTACTATGCCTTGTCCATTTAACCCTATCCTCCTCCGCTGTAGTCCCCTTGTACTGATCAAGAGCATTCAGAACTTCAGTGAATCTAGGCAGTTCCCAGTCATTTAGCTCTCTTCTAAAGTTAAAAATCCATCCCTGTTGGTCCCAACTGTCTTCCACTGTGACTTCAGGATTCAGACTCAAATCCTTCAAGCCGGTGAAAAGGTCTTTCAGAGGTCCATGTCCTAGCCAACTTTTGTGCATTAAAATTAGGTAACAGtttcatttaaattattttctggTGTGTGGCAACTTTTGTGCTGTTTTCCTGCCAACAACTGAAAATGATGCCATATGTCACTTAGAATTACTGGAGATTTGTTAGGTTTAAAATGATTGAGCTCCACTCAGATTTGGGTCCTTACAAACCAAGCTGTTGCTCCTTGTATTTCACCTCCACAATTATTATATATAATCATGATAGGTATTGTAGCAAGTAAACATCAGTTTGCTAGAAATCAGAAAACCAGAGTAGTAATACCTCTGAAATTGCAGAAATTTAAGTAGGAAATTCTTGTTTGGACTTTAATAGGACCTGTGGCAAATACATCATATATACTTGGATGCCTTAAAGGATACTCTCAGTTCTACATCTTCTGAAGGGGAGAGCAAGGTCTCCTATAACTTCAGACACTGGTAAGCCATGGACAAAGTGGTTCTGCTCTCTGTATTTTAGATAAAATTCAGAATTGTTCTGATGAGAAAATAGCTAGCAATTAATCTGATGAGTTCATATACTGAAACCCAATAGTGCTGTTAGAATACCTTTTTGGAGCACTTGTATTGATTACTGTCTTTTTCACGAAATGCTGAGTAGTCTTGACAACCAAAGTCATATGGAGATATCTCGTGCCAGTTAGGTCATGATACTTGCTTTgtttaatttgtactaccagAAGGTTGGTTGTTCTTGTATTTAGTAGCTGATGCTATCAAATATTTCAAGACTAAGTTTTTATTTTGCGCGTAATGGTAGTAATGGTTAAATACTTGTTTGATGAATGATTTCCAATTCTTTTGTTAAGTGCTATGTAGAATGTTAACACTACCTGAAGGAGTACTTGTTTCAACTAGCAATCTGATAACAGCGATAAGGTTCATCTGTAGGCCGTTTTACATCTTCCCCGAAATtaattttaatttcctttcttgttgGCAGATTGAATCATGTGGTGGCCAAGCGATGACTTTTGGTGGTGATGTTTCAAAAGAAGAAGATGTAGAATCGATGATGAAAACCGTAAGCAAACTCCTTTCCTGGTGAAACTAGTTTTATATGTATCTTACTGCAGTTGTTTCTGGATAATTTCACCTTGTAAGGATCATGCATGCAGGTGGTTGATCGATGGGGAACAGTCGATATCTTAATAAATAATGCAGGTTCACAAAAGTCATACTGTCTTGAGTTAGTTTATTAGAATGACCTCTCAGTAATTGTCTTGTTCTTCTTTCCAGGTATAACGCGTGATACGTTGTTGATGAGAATGAAGAAATCTCAGTGGCAGGAGGTTCTCGACTTGAATCTTACTGGAGTGTTCCTCTGCACGCAGGTCTATACAGTTGCGGTGTTTTTAATTCGACTTGAACCTGAGTCTTTTTCAAAGAAGACATTTTTTATGAGAGATCTTTTTCCTTGTTGCAGGCTGCCGCTAAAATTATGATGAAGAAGAAAAGGGTAAATTATTTGCGCCTTCCCTATTGCAATTCATGGAAAAATGATATAGTCTGGCAAGGTTAAAGTTTTAGCTAATTGCTGCATAAATTACCAACCCACTGTTTGATTTGTGCCTTTCAGTCAATTTGAAGCTGTATTTATTCATACAAATCATCAAAGCATTCTTTTATATTGTTCCATATACTCCAGAATTTTATCTAGAAGCCTTCTCTAAATTTTTGTAGGGGAGAATAGTCAACATATCCTCTGTTGTTGGTTTAGTTGGCAATGCTGGGCAAGCCAACTATAGTGCAGCAAAAGCAGGAGTGATTGGATTAACTAAAAGTGTCGCAAAAGAATACGCCAGCAGGAATATAACTGTAAGTGCTCCTTAATCCGACTGATTATTTACTCCTGTTAGTATTTTCTCTTAATATAAGCAACCTTGAGACATATGAATGTCAACTAGAAAGGAATTAGTTCTTTTCTACAAGGACAAGCTACTGACTATTTAACCACAATCTTTGTTTTTCATCAGGTTAATGCTGTGGCTCCTGGATTCATTGCATCAGATATGACTTCTAAGCTAAGTGATGACATTGAGAAGAAAATTTTGGCTAGCGTTCCCTTAGGTAAGGGCTAATCTCCTTAAGACTATGATTGACAACTGTTTGATGCGCAGGACTGTTTGATGCGACGCTGTCCTGCACATCAAATATGGAAACATATAGAAATTGACTTCTTAGACAACTGATTAAGTGGCTGCTGTGCGAGTGTTTGGAGATTTTTTGAAATGTTTGCGAAAATTATTCAAACATATTTTTTGTAATAAGCTCTTGCAAGTTGAGAAACTCAAAAAAGGGTGTTTTTCaacttgcattagggtaggttgTCTACCTTACAtcccttggggtgcggcccttcctcggaccctgcgtgaatgtaggatgccttgtgcaccgggctgcctcCCTTTTTCCATTGTTTATTGtttaaataagaaaagtattatCTCACCGTTTATTTATAGGAATCTGTCAGTAAAACAACTCTGGAATACTTTAAAATTATTGGTATTTTGTTTGTTGGAAGGCTGGGACATAATTGAATAACACTCATGGATCAAGATATTCAATTGATCAGATAAGTTTCTGAGTAAAGAGATTGTGTTGTGATGCATAAATCTGCTCGTTTTGGTGTGAGGTTTGGAAGTGTCACTACGAGTATTTTTTTCTGTATTCAGTATGAAAGTTAATGATATTTCACTTCTGATTGACTATGATCAGTAAGATCAACAATATCAGTAATTTGTTTTTTTAAACTACTAACAAATTTTGTTGCAATGACAGGAAGATATGGTCAACCAGAAGAAGTTGCTGGATTGGTGGAATTCCTTGCACTCAGTCCTGCAGCCAGCTATATTACTGGACAGGTATTAAAATCATATCTCACTCTATCCTCGCTTtactaaatatatttttttctcgtTGACACAATATTTATAATAGCGTTTATTGTCCTTGCAGGTTCTTACTATTGATGGTGGAATGGTTATGTAGAAATTTTCAGCTTCCCCGTTGTGTCTCCTTGTCGTGGGTGTGATTAAAAGGTTGATTGATTATGCCATGCTGTAGGTATAGGTCACTCTGTCCTATCGAGAAGGGTAGACTCAGTAGTAATATCATAGGAGCAGACGGCTTCCTTTTTTCTTCCTCTTTTCTGGTTTAGCTTGTTAGCTTTTCCCTAACTAGGGGATAAAATTTTGTAAAGAGTTGGCAGGCTTTTCCCGTTATTTTTGTCGAACTGTTGCAGAAGCAAAAATTGGGTCTTGGATTGGACGTTAGATATGTTCCGCACCATTTGTTGTTTGACTTTATTAACAAAACGTGAAATTTTTGGACGGAAAAGCCAAGGAATCCTTTTAACAACATTTTTCTTTTACTTATCGCTGCAATCTAGTACTAAACTATGTAATCATGCATCTGCCTAGCGCTAGCCACCCCCTAGTACTTTCACTGGACATATAACCAACTCACGCCATTCCAACTTCTACACGAGCAAAAGAATCTGGAATATAAATATAAGATGGCTGGCTATATTGGCCAGACCCCACAACCAAGTCTTCTGAAGAAGCATCCAAACTGGCATCAATTACAGGGAGACCCAAAGTCAATAAAAGCTCATGCTTCTCATTTGTGGACTCCCAACCCTATTTCTTCCAGTTATACCAAATCACCACGCAAGGATTCAAAAGAAAATCACCCGCTCCAACTTGTCGATTGGCTAAAGTATTAAAGGCGACATTAATCAATCTCTCCTTCCTCCGGATCATTCGATACGGCAGGAACGCTATGTGGTTCAGTTTCTTCTTCCCCCTCGTCATCCTTTATATATAATCCTAGTTGCTCCAACGGATTACTATTTGCCTTAAATTTGAAACTGCCAAGAACATTCTCAGAATGACCAGGACTCGTTTCCTCAATGAAGCTCTCTAACTGTTCATCTGGAGCAGCTTTAAACAATTCCAGATCCTCCAAAAATCGACTGTTCTCATTGATTTCAACAGTCTTCTCCATCTGCGAACATGTGATTTATGAGTTAAACAGTGACAGTAAAAGATGATCCCGATGAATCCACCTCATCTGTCTTTACCTTCTGGAGTGCCTGACGGGCAGCTTCTCTTTCAAGTTCTCGTTTCCTTTTGGCTTCTGCAGCAGCTTCTGCATCGGCTCTTCTACGAGCCTCTTCGGCAGCCTTAGCTTCCGCTTGTAAGCGAGCTTTCTCTGAATAAGCAGATAAAAAAATAAAGCGGTGGTTTCAGAGATGTCATCGTGGAATTCCGTGCATGCTAACAACAAAAAAAACAAACCTTCACGCCTTCGCCTTTCAAATTCCTCTCTCTCAAGCTTTAGCCTTTCAGGGTCCCGCACTTCACCCTAAAATCATAAAAACATTCTTTAGCTAAACAATAGGACACCCTGGATGAATGGAACTAAAGAATCTAACTTAACACAGGCAACAGCAAGTAAAGTTTGACAGACCTTTTCAAGGCTCTTCTCCTGAGCTTTTAGTATGATATCCGCAAACCGACCTCTTAACAAAGCTGCGCGGTAAAGCTTCTCAGGAGAGACTTGCCTCTCAGGTTCAGCACTCTCCTCTAAAAGGTTACAGCACAGGATGTGTGAGATGATGCTGCAAAACTAGTACCAGACATTTTCTTCATCTATTACCATTGCTTACCCTCTCGATGATCATCGGGCTCAGCAGAAATGGACTTTTTCTCGGAAGTCAGCAGGTCAGCCAGGGAATCTGTATGACACAAACATAAACACAAACACTATCAGCACACATACTGACCAAATATAGCTATCAAAATCTTCCCACTACCCACagatttaaagaaaaaaaagcaGCTATGACAATCATGATATTTGATTCCACAGGTTGACAACCTCTAGTCTCTGGAAGATCAAGCTCATCTTCCTGCTCGGTTCTCCTCCATGAAGCCGCTGTTGCCTGCGGAAGAACAAAACGGATTTAGAAGGCAATAGAAGGCATAATAATTATCAGATAAGAGAACcacataaataataaaattaggCTACAATATTCACACCTTCTGAACAGTTTTAGGAACTGAATCTTTACCAGCATCCGATTCATCACCAGATGAGCTTCCGGAATCTGTACCAAAGAAAGACAAATGGTAACAGTTTTAGGAAGTAACGATACATAGCGCCTTAAGTTCACAGTAAATATGGCAGTCAAGACAATACTAACATTCCAACAGTCCAGACTTCATATAAAAGCAAAACCATTCCAGACAAATAAGAACTGTTGAACCTTCTAACATGCACTTTGAAAGGCATCTATGGCTATTCGAACTAATTCTCTCCATTAATACGGAGCGTAAACAATCTAACCCGTTGCTGGACAAAGTAACTCTTTTTTcttggggggtggggggtggggtggaGGGGGGATTAAGTGAATCTTAGACAAGTACACATCTGATTTTTTTAATACTTTGGCTATATCCTCCCAAATAagagaaaaatgagaaaaaacaaGCAAATGACGGGCATCACAATCTCTATTCAAATATATTTCTGAAATCTATTTAGCAAAAGGACATTAACCAATAGGATTAGAATATGATAAGAGGTATGGTCCAGGCACATACACATTTGAGCATATAACAAAATTTGTCACCATAGGAAGTTCACACAATAATTCAGAATAGAAGATTTAGAAACAAAGTTTAGAATCTAAAGGCCATAGCAAATAAAGCATGATTTCGTTTTGAAAGACAAATACACTTCAATTTCAAGCTCTTCAGCCAAAAAATCACACTCACTACTATCTCTTTATACATCTACATCTGCCAACTTGTGCAACAATAAATTTTGATGACAGAAGGCAATCAAGCATCAAACTTCTAACTAACACTTTATATTCATAGTAATTGAAAGTTCAAATAGTTACCGCAGATAACTACGTAATACTGTCAAGACTCATTGTCATTCATATAGCATGCTAAAGAGCTCTAACTTACTTAAACGTCAAACTTATAGTTATATCTGGTTCAGCCAATTTTATACAACAGGGAGACACCACACCACACTCTCACGCCCAAGCTCAAAAAAAGGGAGATGAAACCCAAGAGAACATACCATATCAAAGTAATATCAAGTTAAGAATTTTTCATTACCTACATTACCTAGCTAGCCTGCAGGACAAATTCACAAGGACTTTCTATTACCTAGCCAgaagaaatactacattttcgcTGGCCTACTGACTTATCATGACAGCAGCAAGGTGCTTCAGTGTCAAAATGTCAAAGTACTAATGCCAAGTTTTATTTCTTATTCACAAAAAGGTTCGGCAGCATGAAAGAGCAAGGGGGAGCAGAAAGCTTCTAAGCTTCACATGGGAATGACTCAAGTGGTAGAGGTTCAAAGCAAGATGTTTCTttaatcaagaaaaagaaaaactgcTGAGCAAGATGTAAAATAAACTTCTTTGTAGAAGTTGATTTCTCAAATAGAAAGAGCAATCCAGTTATTTCTCTCAATGTTTATGTTTATCTTCTTTCTTATTTGTATTACACTTTGACACCTTTCTTAAATTATAATTCAGAATAGTGAAACATCCTACCATAGATATGTCATTTCTACAAGATGCTGCTACTATAAGCAAAAAGTGATACCTTTTGAGTAAAGTCAATATAAACATGCATTTGATGAGTAGTATTTAACATAAAATTAACACCCTATTCCGTAGGTCATTCATTTATGCACCAAAAGTTTCTGTCATTGCACCAGTCCATTCTTGAACTCCTCTGATTTCCTTCTGACATTTTACGCCTCCTATTCCCACAATTAGTTTGATCTCGTAAATTATCACCATATTTACATTAACCATAAAAAACACCTCCATCTTGGATATAAGAATATCCCAGCCACATTAACCTTCTGATACCCTATTTACTTCagaacacaatatatatatatatatatatatatatatattttgaagtCTGGAAAAAGTTCGAAAGCCGCCAATGTCATATTTTGCTGAAAACGAAAAACAAGCAGGATGCAGTAGACCTCTCCTTGTGCTTAAACTGGAGCATGGTAGCCTCTAATAGTTTGGTTCTTGTGACAAGATCTCTGGAAATAGTTCCAAAACGTGCGTAGAAATGTCAAAGAGAGGGAGAACAGTTGCAGTGTACATATGGAGTCAATGGTAGGTTTGATGATGGAGGGAGAACAGGACAGGATCTTTTTTTTGGCTGCtcgcactaccctccccagaccccaccttgtgggattacactaggtttgttgttgttgttgctagcACAATTCTATGCACAAACACTTCAGACTCTAGGCATCGAGAAATTACTCAAGATATCAGCATTTACAAATTAAGGTGGGAGGCAATTGTAAGAAATACAGTGGTTGTAGATTCTATCATCAAACCAATTAGAAAAACAGGGGCATACAGGTCATAGAAAGAATGAGCAACAATATAAACAAACATCCTCTCTTATTTTTTCCTTTTGATAACCAAGAAATCCCCAACGGTCATGTGGCACACAATTTCAGAACTCAGTGGATAACGGGCCttcccctctacccttctccacccCATCCTCTGGTTAACATACGGAAACCAGCTAAAAAGATCTAAATATCAAACCCCTAGACCGACCCATGGATGAAACTCTAGTGGAATAAATGAATAAATTAGTGGATATCAAGTATGTAACGCATGCAGACTTTTCCTGAAAATGCAAAAACAAGTCAAAATAAAGGTCATAACTGAAGTACTTCTCTTCTCGGGTGTCCCATTATGGGACGAGACAGTGAGCATGCATGGATAAAAGGA
Encoded proteins:
- the LOC104108676 gene encoding 3-oxoacyl-[acyl-carrier-protein] reductase 4-like, whose translation is MGSLAFNSVAATTANFRPSAAARSSVRSQLSHLRLFPSLSAPLQYRWSSSSSPAFLGVRAEVAATEQAGVDGAAKLEAPVVVVTGASRGIGKAVALALGKAGCKVLVNYARSSKEAEEVSKEIESCGGQAMTFGGDVSKEEDVESMMKTVVDRWGTVDILINNAGITRDTLLMRMKKSQWQEVLDLNLTGVFLCTQAAAKIMMKKKRGRIVNISSVVGLVGNAGQANYSAAKAGVIGLTKSVAKEYASRNITVNAVAPGFIASDMTSKLSDDIEKKILASVPLGRYGQPEEVAGLVEFLALSPAASYITGQVLTIDGGMVM